The Malus domestica chromosome 10, GDT2T_hap1 nucleotide sequence gttttgttttccttttacaTGGTCCCAAATTTGTAACTTTACCCTGGAGATTCATGAACTATGAGCCTCCTAACAAAGCCCATATATCAGTTAAATCGATGGCGGAGATTCGTTGATCAAACTAGAACTATGACGGGCATGCGTGAAATACTAATTTAGCCAAATTACTCGAactactatttatttatttttattatccaAGTGGTTTTATACTATTATGGGAGCtagaaattaaatttgagaGTTCACATCCAGCTATAAATGTTTTTAACCAACTGAATTACCTGTTTCTCTGCAAATTAGTAGATCACTGGGAACAAATTACATGAGTTGTAAAGCATAAATTTGCCTTTTTGTCCAGTTGTCTATTACGCGCATTCATAAATCTACAAATCATTTCAAACTTACTTGATTACACCATGTGATCTTGGAGTAAAAGGCCATGACAAATTGACAGCCAATGTCCAACACCCCATCCCATCCCACCCTAAATCATGTGCCCTTAATTCTTCACTTACCCTCCTCCCTGTCTGTTGCCCATCCATTCTTTCTCCATTTCCAACCCCTTGTCATCACACTGAAATGGCAAAACTCGTAGGATTTCTGGTTTTCTTCACAGCCTTCGTGGTTGCAGCAGCAGATTGGAACATTTTGAAAACCCGACAAACCGATAACGTTGAATTGGGAGATGAGTTGAAGAAGTACTGTGAGAGTTGGAGGATCAATGTTGAAGTGAACAACATTAGAGGGTTTGAGGTTGTACCCCAAGAATGTGTTTGGTACGTTAAGAAATACATGACATCGTCTCAGTACAAGGCTGACTCGCAGAAAGCCTTGGAGGAGGTCACTCTCTACTTGAGCAGCTGCTGCAAACTGGAGGGTGATGGCAACGATGCTTGGATTTTTGACGTTGATGATACACTTCTCTCCACCATCCCTTACTTCAAGAAACACGGGTTCGGGTAAGTGATATTTTAACAACTATCGTTCTTGAgatttgaactttgaaaacTCTTTTAACGAAGTGGAGACTGGAAACTGAATGTCACTGACGTGCTTTTGTTTTCGGAAAACTCAAACTAGGGGAGAAAAGCTGAATGGGACTTGTTTGGAGGCATGGATGAGAGAAGGCAAGGCACCAGCTCTTGAGCACACACTGAAGCTCTTCCATGAGATTAAAGATAGAGGGATCAAGATCTTTTTAATCTCTTCAAGAAGGGAAGATTTGAGATCATCAAGTGTGGATAATCTCATTAGGGTTGGATACCATGGATGGACTGGTTTTATATTAAGGTATGGAATATCATCAAGGTTTCAAATCCATAtttttcttagttattttattcttatagCTGGTTTCAATGGTGCAAAAGATCGattccaaaagagaaaaaaagggtGAATCGATAAGCACTTTTGCTCATAAGCGTATATGTCAAAAGTGcatttattataattaaatagTTAGATCTgtgtaaaagtgctttttgaaGAAGTACATAACAAATGCTTAGGTAAAAAAACGTTTTACGACCCAAAAGCGCTTTTACACCAAACATAGTTAGAAGCACTTTTGGTTGTCAAAAAACACTTTTTGGAGCTTTAAGAAGTAGTGCCTGACTTGAAAAGAAagatttgatttcaattttcataTACTTAATTATGTGCAATGAAGGGGTCTTGAAGATGAGTTCAAGGAAGTGCAGAAATACAAGTCCGATGCAAGGCGTAGACTGACTGATGAAGGTTACCGCATTTGGGGAATTATTGGAGACCAGTGGAGCAGTTTTGAGGGGCTTCCCATGGCAAAAAGGACATTCAAATTACCCAATTCCATGTACTATATCTAGCATGAAAAATTTCAGTCCACAGATGCAGACCTAAATAAGCACTCCTAAGTCATTTCGGAACACCCATTTTCTCGTTCTAGAAAcctcttttattttctgtctTTTGAATTgcttttgatttattcaatccgaaaagtcaaaaaaaaaaaaaaaatgatgaaagagaAAAATGATGTGCGGAATAACAATTTCTTtattggccaaagcatatgctTCTCTGTCCTATTCATAAAAGACTAGTAATTTCAATGAAATCTGTCACTCTACACAAGTAGTTCTCCGGTACTTGTGGCTTGAGTGCTCAAGAACAATTGGAAATCTACGTTCGAATCCTCCTCTCTCAATATTATTTGAATGGAAAATAAAGACATATTCTTCCTTTGGGAATCATTGTTAATT carries:
- the LOC114823498 gene encoding acid phosphatase 1-like translates to MAKLVGFLVFFTAFVVAAADWNILKTRQTDNVELGDELKKYCESWRINVEVNNIRGFEVVPQECVWYVKKYMTSSQYKADSQKALEEVTLYLSSCCKLEGDGNDAWIFDVDDTLLSTIPYFKKHGFGGEKLNGTCLEAWMREGKAPALEHTLKLFHEIKDRGIKIFLISSRREDLRSSSVDNLIRVGYHGWTGFILRGLEDEFKEVQKYKSDARRRLTDEGYRIWGIIGDQWSSFEGLPMAKRTFKLPNSMYYI